The proteins below come from a single Vanacampus margaritifer isolate UIUO_Vmar chromosome 10, RoL_Vmar_1.0, whole genome shotgun sequence genomic window:
- the ccdc85b gene encoding coiled-coil domain-containing protein 85B: MSNEGELLTRELSKMSDEDLLACSKEELLSRLRKEELEKMSALIQRGRLIKEVNKQLQGHLLEIRELKVINQRLQEENVELRDLCCFLDDDRLKVKKLAREWQHFGHHAAKVMREDLGGYLKKLAELERTQDGLVKENLDLKELCLVLEEECVSRSDSSPGGSTELALPCMVARDLGDGSSSTGSVGSPDQLHLVCSPDD, from the coding sequence ATGAGCAACGAAGGGGAGCTCCTGACGCGGGAGCTGTCCAAGATGTCGGACGAGGACCTGCTGGCGTGCTCCAAAGAGGAGCTGCTGAGTCGCCTGCGCAAGGAGGAGTTGGAGAAGATGTCGGCGCTCATCCAGCGGGGGCGTCTCATCAAGGAGGTCAACAAGCAGCTGCAGGGCCACCTGCTGGAGATCCGCGAGCTCAAAGTCATCAACCAGCGCCTGCAGGAGGAGAACGTGGAGCTGCGGGACCTGTGCTGCTTCCTGGACGACGACCGGCTCAAAGTCAAGAAGCTGGCGCGCGAGTGGCAGCACTTCGGCCACCACGCCGCCAAGGTCATGCGCGAGGACCTGGGCGGCTACCTGAAGAAGCTGGCCGAGCTGGAGCGCACCCAGGACGGCCTGGTCAAGGAGAACCTGGACCTGAAGGAGCTGTGCCTGGTCCTGGAGGAGGAGTGCGTCAGCCGGAGCGACTCCAGCCCCGGCGGCTCCACCGAGCTGGCCTTGCCCTGCATGGTGGCCCGGGACCTGGGCGACGGCAGCTCCAGCACGGGAAGCGTGGGGAGTCCGGACCAGCTCCACTTGGTGTGCTCGCCGGATGACTGA
- the fosl1a gene encoding fos-related antigen 1a isoform X2 has product MYRGHGRGNPAYAGGASGSNAASLESTTTSTTQEQMTMAGSSQFVPSLNAITSSQDLQWLVQPSLMHPPGPSRSPVPPYPSSLSRARPQGPPPPPPSHSHFFRPLVIRASADPAAGPTRRRNDEHLSHEELERRRVRRERNKLAAAKCRNRRRELTDTLQNETDHLEDEKSRLQKEIAELQRQKEKLELVLEAHRPICKIQDSDSDSEASATLSSLAGIKMEPEDYSAPGPSRDRRSLKAEKPKPKITIPTKTSSSSSSSSSLTLAVSQESESLHTPVLTSTPSLTPFTASMIFTYPSAPADAHHQAPQPCSVAHRRSSSSGDQSDHSLHSPTILTL; this is encoded by the exons ATGTACCGAGGTCACGGAAGAGGCAACCCGGCGTACGCAGGCGGCGCTTCAGGGTCAAACGCTGCTTCCCTGGAAAGCACCACCACTTCCACCACACAAGAGCAG ATGACCATGGCGGGCTCCAGCCAATTCGTACCCAGCCTCAACGCCATCACGAGCAGCCAGGACCTCCAGTGGCTGGTCCAGCCCTCCCTCATGCATCCGCCGGGTCCTTCCCGCTCCCCGGTGCCGCCTTACCCGTCGTCCCTGTCCCGGGCACGGCCGCAGGGcccgccgcccccgccgccgTCCCATTCGCACTTCTTCCGGCCGCTCGTCATCAGGGCCAGCGCCGACCCGGCCGCGGGTCCCACGCGGCGCAGGAACGATGAGCAC ctGTCTCACGAGGAGCTGGAGAGACGGCGAGTAAGGCGAGAGCGCAACAAACTGGCGGCGGCCAAATGTCGCAATCGCCGTCGGGAGCTGACCGACACGCTACAAAAC GAGACAGACCACCTGGAGGATGAAAAGTCGCGTTTGCAGAAGGAGATAGCCGAGCTGCAGAGGCAGAAAGAGAAGCTGGAGCTGGTCCTGGAGGCTCACCGTCCCATCTGCAAAATCCAAGACTCGGACTCCGACTCGGAGGCCAGCGCCACGCTCTCGTCCTTGGCGGGCATCAAGATGGAGCCCGAAGACTACAGCGCGCCCGGACCGTCGCGAGACCGGCGCTCGCTCAAGGCGGAAAAGCCCAAACCCAAGATCACCATCCCCACCAAGacatcctcctcatcctcatcttcgTCATCGTTAACCCTGGCCGTCAGCCAAGAGTCCGAGTCCCTGCACACCCCCGTGCTGACCTCCACCCCCTCCCTCACCCCCTTCACGGCCAGCATGATTTTCACGTACCCCTCGGCGCCGGCGGACGCGCACCATCAGGCTCCGCAGCCTTGCAGCGTGGCCCACcggcgcagcagcagcagcggcgacCAATCGGATCACTCCCTGCACTCGCCCACCATCCTCACGCTCTGA
- the fosl1a gene encoding fos-related antigen 1a isoform X1 has protein sequence MYRGHGRGNPAYAGGASGSNAASLESTTTSTTQEQKMTMAGSSQFVPSLNAITSSQDLQWLVQPSLMHPPGPSRSPVPPYPSSLSRARPQGPPPPPPSHSHFFRPLVIRASADPAAGPTRRRNDEHLSHEELERRRVRRERNKLAAAKCRNRRRELTDTLQNETDHLEDEKSRLQKEIAELQRQKEKLELVLEAHRPICKIQDSDSDSEASATLSSLAGIKMEPEDYSAPGPSRDRRSLKAEKPKPKITIPTKTSSSSSSSSSLTLAVSQESESLHTPVLTSTPSLTPFTASMIFTYPSAPADAHHQAPQPCSVAHRRSSSSGDQSDHSLHSPTILTL, from the exons ATGTACCGAGGTCACGGAAGAGGCAACCCGGCGTACGCAGGCGGCGCTTCAGGGTCAAACGCTGCTTCCCTGGAAAGCACCACCACTTCCACCACACAAGAGCAG AAGATGACCATGGCGGGCTCCAGCCAATTCGTACCCAGCCTCAACGCCATCACGAGCAGCCAGGACCTCCAGTGGCTGGTCCAGCCCTCCCTCATGCATCCGCCGGGTCCTTCCCGCTCCCCGGTGCCGCCTTACCCGTCGTCCCTGTCCCGGGCACGGCCGCAGGGcccgccgcccccgccgccgTCCCATTCGCACTTCTTCCGGCCGCTCGTCATCAGGGCCAGCGCCGACCCGGCCGCGGGTCCCACGCGGCGCAGGAACGATGAGCAC ctGTCTCACGAGGAGCTGGAGAGACGGCGAGTAAGGCGAGAGCGCAACAAACTGGCGGCGGCCAAATGTCGCAATCGCCGTCGGGAGCTGACCGACACGCTACAAAAC GAGACAGACCACCTGGAGGATGAAAAGTCGCGTTTGCAGAAGGAGATAGCCGAGCTGCAGAGGCAGAAAGAGAAGCTGGAGCTGGTCCTGGAGGCTCACCGTCCCATCTGCAAAATCCAAGACTCGGACTCCGACTCGGAGGCCAGCGCCACGCTCTCGTCCTTGGCGGGCATCAAGATGGAGCCCGAAGACTACAGCGCGCCCGGACCGTCGCGAGACCGGCGCTCGCTCAAGGCGGAAAAGCCCAAACCCAAGATCACCATCCCCACCAAGacatcctcctcatcctcatcttcgTCATCGTTAACCCTGGCCGTCAGCCAAGAGTCCGAGTCCCTGCACACCCCCGTGCTGACCTCCACCCCCTCCCTCACCCCCTTCACGGCCAGCATGATTTTCACGTACCCCTCGGCGCCGGCGGACGCGCACCATCAGGCTCCGCAGCCTTGCAGCGTGGCCCACcggcgcagcagcagcagcggcgacCAATCGGATCACTCCCTGCACTCGCCCACCATCCTCACGCTCTGA